A genomic segment from Torulaspora globosa chromosome 3, complete sequence encodes:
- the SSY1 gene encoding Ssy1p (ancestral locus Anc_8.342) — protein sequence MGSESPAQGLFPDAHNLQITTAQHGDSIEISEASSDSEIRSTSKNTIDTNILRSIIDDERIHDLEDYKERAANSRFYLTSLYAEKGNITLDKMLVDKFTPESYSDDPSDFKRYNLRVEREYELRDKIQSILQEQACGDVKVLKEELVLESYVADGAVRRHSDRASHKRLMNTVSWVKQRLSGFVANSTAVEPEDILSRNSSCTHIIDNASYRNMAINENTTVTHKREMTRSSESFESNKFSETHSSSRGLVGYLDDFLNGSNHTVYHVQRKLRVRHIQMVGIGACISVGIFLTSGKAFSIAGPFGTLLGFTLTGSVVLATLLSFTELSTLIPVSSGFSGLASRFVEDAFGFALGWTYWFSSMIALPAQIVACTFYLGYFQSLHISQGTTAGFVTLFLIYPILINMMDVRILGEVVYIAGLLKILISVAVVIAMVVLNAGHGAGNHKQVGFRYWDSSKSYGNFTYGLFRPTFDLGDAGEGSMQGIKGAKGRFLAVASVMLISTFAYSGVEMTFVASGEVINPRKSIPSAIKRTFSVVLILYMLLVLTVGINIYSGDPRLLSYYTGSTGDRFIASLNGNVTEWQVTAKCQEKVLEGSGVSKDGVSPWVLALQNFGMCTFASVFNGIMIFFTTGAEVSSLLSSSRTLYAMAVQRKAPAIFQRCNKAGVPYVSVLFSSAFGVVSYLAVDPAAVENFNVLANIASASTSIIWLGLNLSFLRFYYALKARDDIISRDDPSYPYRSPLQPYLSFYGLLGCSIFVLFMGYINFMRNYWNTKSFFSAYGGLMLFAACYIGYKTIGTSKIQRLDQIDMDTGRRETDRMIWTEYKQYSGPYRERAKRLFTWLY from the coding sequence ATGGGCTCGGAAAGCCCTGCTCAAGGTTTGTTCCCTGATGCCCATAACCTTCAAATCACGACGGCTCAACATGGAGACAGCATTGAGATATCAGAGGCTTCGAGTGACAGTGAGATACGTTCTACATCAAAAAATACTATAGACACCAACATATTACGAAGTATAATCGACGATGAACGTATCCACGACCTGGAGGATTACAAAGAGCGTGCAGCCAATAGCAGGTTCTATCTGACAAGCTTATATGCTGAGAAAGGCAACATAACGTTGGATAAAATGCTGGTGGACAAGTTCACGCCAGAAAGTTACTCTGATGACCCCTCTGACTTTAAGCGTTATAATTTGCGAGTTGAAAGGGAGTATGAGTTAAGAGACAAGATCCAGAGCATCCTGCAAGAGCAAGCCTGTGGTGATGTCAAAGtgctcaaagaagagcttgtTCTGGAGAGCTATGTGGCTGATGGTGCTGTGCGGCGCCACTCTGATCGAGCGAGTCATAAGAGGCTCATGAATACAGTTTCTTGGGTTAAACAACGCTTATCTGGATTTGTGGCAAACTCGACTGCGGTTGAGCCGGAGGATATTCTGTCAAGAAACTCGTCATGTACACATATCATAGACAACGCCAGCTACAGAAATATGGCAATAAACGAGAACACTACTGTAACCCACAAGCGTGAGATGACGAGAAGCTCCGAATCTTTCGAATCTAACAAATTTAGTGAGACTCATTCAAGCTCTCGGGGTCTTGTGGGCTACTTGGATGACTTTCTCAATGGTTCTAACCACACGGTATATCATGTTCAGCGGAAACTACGCGTGCGACACATCCAAATGGTAGGTATAGGTGCCTGCATAAGTGTCGGAATTTTTTTGACGTCTGGTAAGGCCTTCTCTATTGCTGGGCCATTTGGAACCCTGTTAGGTTTTACATTGACCGGGAGCGTTGTTTTGGCAACCCTGCTTTCTTTCACTGAACTATCCACTTTAATTCCCGTGTCGTCTGGTTTCAGTGGTTTGGCATCCAGGTTTGTAGAAGATGCTTTTGGTTTTGCGCTCGGTTGGACCTACTGGTTCTCGTCAATGATTGCCTTACCAGCGCAAATAGTGGCTTGCACCTTTTACCTGGGCTATTTCCAAAGCTTACATATTTCACAAGGAACAACGGCCGGATTTGTCACACTGTTCTTGATTTATCCGATTTTGATTAACATGATGGACGTCAGAATACTTGGTGAGGTCGTTTACATTGCGGGCTTATTGAAGATCCTGATCTCTGTTGCAGTTGTCATAGCCATGGTGGTGCTGAACGCTGGGCATGGAGCTGGTAACCATAAACAGGTTGGTTTTCGATACTGGGATTCATCAAAGTCCTATGGGAATTTCACCTACGGGCTCTTCCGTCCCACttttgatcttggagaCGCTGGCGAAGGAAGCATGCAGGGCATTAAAGGGGCGAAGGGCCGGTTCTTGGCAGTCGCCTCAGTGATGTTGATTTCAACTTTTGCATACAGTGGCGTGGAAATGACGTTTGTGGCCAGCGGAGAGGTCATTAATCCCAGGAAATCAATTCCGTCGGCCATTAAACGAACTTTCAGCGTGGTACTGATTCTATACATGCTTCTGGTACTCACTGTGGGAATAAACATATACAGCGGAGACCCAAGATTGCTGAGTTACTATACTGGATCGACCGGAGACCGTTTTATTGCTTCCCTCAACGGGAACGTAACCGAATGGCAAGTTACCGCCAAGTGCCAGGAAAAAGTGCTCGAAGGAAGCGGTGTTTCCAAGGATGGAGTAAGTCCCTGGGTACTGGCTCTACAGAACTTCGGTATGTGCACTTTCGCCTCGGTTTTCAACGGCATAATGATTTTTTTCACTACTGGTGCAGAAGTATCTTCACTTCTCAGCAGTTCCCGAACCCTGTATGCGATGGCTGTGCAGAGAAAGGCTCCAGCAATCTTCCAGCGCTGCAATAAGGCTGGCGTCCCCTATGTTTCCGTGCTTTTCAGCAGCGCGTTCGGTGTCGTTTCCTACCTGGCGGTAGACCCAGCAGCCGTCGAAAACTTCAATGTCCTAGCCAATATCGCCAGCGCCAGCACCTCTATCATTTGGCTCGGGCTGAACCTCTCATTTTTAAGATTCTACTATGCCCTGAAGGCTAGGGACGACATAATATCAAGAGACGATCCTTCCTACCCGTACCGCTCGCCGTTGCAGCCCTATCTGTCATTTTACGGACTGCTGGGGTGCTCCATTTTCGTGTTATTCATGGGCTACATCAACTTCATGCGCAACTACTGGAACACAAAGTCTTTTTTCTCAGCATACGGTGGCTTGATGCTTTTCGCTGCTTGCTACATAGGATACAAGACCATTGGGACTTCCAAGATACAGCGCCTTGACCAGATTGACATGGACACAGGCAGAAGAGAGACGGATAGGATGATTTGGACCGAGTACAAGCAGTACTCGGGACCATACCGCGAGAGGGCCAAGAGGCTCTTCACCTGGTTGTATTGA
- the NHA1 gene encoding Nha1p (ancestral locus Anc_8.341): MAVWDQLEPSNIHIAYACIGVFSSIFSLVSLFVKERLYIGESTVAGIFGLIVGPHCLNWFNPLSWGASDSITLEITRIILCLQIFAVAVELPRKYMLKHWLSVTMLLLPVMTSGWLIIGLFVWIVIPGLSFSGSLLIAACITATDPILAQSVVSGKFAQRVPGHLRNLLSAESGCNDGMAFPFIFLSLYLVLYPGNGGLIVKNWICVTILYECIFGCILGVCIGYIGRRAIRFAEEKNIIDRESFLAFYVVLTFMCAGFGSILGVDDLLVSFAAGTAFAWDGWFSTKTQESNVSTVIDLLLNYAYFIYFGAIIPWENFNNPAIGTSVWRLIILAIVVIFLRRIPAVLLLKPFIPDVKSWREALFVGHFGPIGVGAVFAAILARQELEEHISHVETKLTDMPEKGSPQWQLISCIWPIVCFFIVTSIIVHGSSVAIITLGRHLNTITLSKSFTTHTTHGNGKTSWMQRLPSLDKSGRSFSLHRVDTEAPPGDNQGNIETSGMLARPFGGMKRRKAKNKKKHRRRSELFHVLSRNNTRNQDAYDDELNDLGRERLQREKEANAAAFALGMPNRSDKESEEDLKEKLDTSTEHPSSSDQTQDATEGKMSDLHDGIDVMDAQATAHIIKGLDTLASNHDDSNLEFVEDQTGPSPSGESPTDVEAHKDTSSTASSEAERRRRIREEEEEAHVAYAEDNKLIIENKAGEIIDQAEFNRPPRDDEESIGSDLSKVLSNKSSRSLKSLKRSLSPTSFVRMRGLVDTDRNRKYYAYKMDNMLIIEDEEGEVLRRYKINTHDEKTATRPRSASVMAKALSAVGLRSKQSSNAKDKEPSQTEDMKKMVRNLTPAPKNTHARSDEDIGEEDEDDDDELSDDDGYSYDYEQDNDTFSNGSESANDTQSYYDSDEANIADSGAVSDAASETVVERERRLNALGHVSAPRDVDDEEEPPTPIESQPNSGPTAAKKMATIGKTFHLK, encoded by the coding sequence ATGGCTGTTTGGGATCAACTAGAACCGTCTAATATTCATATCGCTTATGCTTGTATTGGTGTGTTCTCATCGATTTTTTCTTTAGTGTCCCTATTTGTGAAGGAAAGGCTCTATATCGGTGAATCCACTGTGGCGGGTATCTTTGGACTTATTGTCGGGCCACATTGTCTGAACTGGTTCAATCCGCTGTCATGGGGTGCTTCGGATAGCATCACTTTGGAAATTACTCGTATAATTCTGTGTCTGCAGATCTTTGCCGTGGCAGTCGAACTACCGAGGAAGTATATGCTGAAGCACTGGCTATCGGTCACTATGCTGCTTCTCCCGGTGATGACATCTGGTTGGCTGATAATCGGACTATTTGTGTGGATAGTGATTCCTGGATTGAGCTTTTCGGGTAGCTTGCTGATAGCGGCTTGTATAACGGCCACCGATCCTATTCTGGCACAATCTGTTGTCTCGGGTAAGTTTGCTCAAAGAGTTCCTGGGCATTTGAGAAATCTTTTGTCTGCTGAGTCCGGTTGTAACGACGGTATGGCGTTTcctttcatctttctttcgTTGTATCTGGTCTTGTATCCTGGAAACGGGGGCTTGATCGTTAAAAATTGGATATGCGTGACTATTCTGTATGAGTGCATATTTGGTTGCATCCTCGGTGTCTGTATTGGTTATATTGGTAGAAGGGCCATTAGATTTGCTGAGGAGAAAAACATTATCGATCGTGAATCGTTCCTAGCATTTTATGTTGTTTTGACTTTCATGTGTGCAGGTTTCGGTTCAATATTGGGTGTCGACGATCTGCTGGTGTCGTTTGCTGCGGGGACAGCTTTCGCCTGGGACGGATGGTTCAGTACCAAAACACAGGAAAGCAACGTTTCCACTGTCATTGATCTGCTGTTAAACTATGCTTACTTCATTTATTTCGGTGCTATTATTCCCTGGGAAAATTTCAATAATCCTGCCATTGGTACGAGCGTGTGGCGGCTAATTATACTTGCCATTGTTGTCATATTTCTGAGAAGAATCCCGGCAGTTTTGCTGTTAAAGCCGTTTATACCAGATGTCAAGTCATGGCGGGAAGCACTGTTCGTTGGTCATTTTGGTCCCATTGGCGTTGGTGCTGTTTTTGCAGCAATTCTAGCTAGACAGGAATTGGAGGAGCACATTTCTCACGTTGAAACAAAGCTCACAGATATGCCAGAGAAAGGAAGTCCTCAGTGGCAACTCATCTCATGTATATGGCCTATTGTGTGTTTTTTTATTGTCACATCCATAATTGTTCATGGATCATCCGTGGCTATCATTACATTAGGGCGTCATTTGAACACAATAACTTTGTCGAAGTCCTTCACCACTCATACCACACATGGCAATGGAAAAACATCCTGGATGCAGAGGTTGCCCTCGCTGGACAAAAGCGGACGTTCGTTCTCTTTACATAGAGTTGACACAGAGGCGCCTCCCGGTGATAATCAAGGTAATATAGAAACTAGTGGGATGCTGGCAAGACCATTCGGCGGAATGAAGAGGCGGAAGGCTAAGAATAAGAAGAAGCATAGACGAAGAAGTGAACTGTTTCACGTTTTGTCTAGAAACAACACAAGAAACCAAGATGCGTACGATGATGAACTTAATGACCTAGGTAGAGAAAGGTtacaaagagagaaagaagcgAACGCAGCGGCGTTCGCTTTGGGTATGCCTAATAGAAGCGATAaggaaagcgaagaagacCTAaaagaaaagcttgataCCTCTACGGAACATCCTAGCTCCAGCGATCAGACGCAAGATGCTACAGAAGGCAAGATGAGTGATTTACATGATGGTATCGATGTCATGGATGCACAGGCGACTGCTCATATCATAAAAGGACTCGATACTTTAGCTTCTAACCACGATGATTCCAACTTGGAGTTTGTGGAAGACCAAACAGGCCCGTCACCATCGGGCGAATCACCAACCGATGTTGAAGCGCATAAGGATACCAGCTCAACAGCGTCGTCAGAGGCTGaaaggaggagaaggataagagaagaggaagaagaagctcatgTGGCGTACGCGGAAGATAACAAACTAATTATTGAAAACAAAGCAGGTGAAATTATAGATCAAGCAGAATTTAATAGACCACCAAGAGATGATGAGGAGAGCATCGGCAGTGACCTATCGAAGGTATTGAGTAATAAGTCATCACGGAGTCTGAAATCGTTAAAGAGATCTCTCTCCCCGACGAGTTTTGTCAGGATGCGTGGATTGGTGGATACCGACCGTAACAGAAAGTACTATGCGTACAAGATGGACAATATGCTGATAAtagaagatgaagagggcGAAGTCTTACGTCGCTATAAGATCAATACGCATGATGAAAAGACCGCTACCAGGCCGAGAAGCGCAAGCGTGATGGCCAAAGCCCTCTCAGCAGTCGGTTTGAGAAGTAAACAGAGCTCAAACGCTAAGGATAAAGAGCCAAGTCAAACAGAGGATATGAAAAAGATGGTAAGAAACCTAACTCCCGCCCCTAAAAATACCCACGCAAGATCCGATGAGGACATCggcgaagaggatgaagacgacgatgatgagctAAGTGATGATGACGGTTACTCCTACGATTATGAGCAGGATAACGACACCTTTAGCAATGGTTCCGAATCCGCAAACGACACGCAAAGCTACTATGACTCTGACGAGGCGAACATTGCAGACAGTGGAGCTGTTAGCGACGCAGCCTCCGAAACGGTTgtcgaaagagaaaggcGGCTCAACGCATTGGGCCATGTAAGCGCGCCGCGCGATgtcgacgatgaagaagagccCCCCACACCCATAGAATCGCAACCCAATTCTGGTCCTACTGCGGCTAAAAAGATGGCTACGATTGGAAAGACGTTCCATCTCAAATAG
- the SAC3 gene encoding Sac3p (ancestral locus Anc_8.340) codes for MNTSFGTAATAPNFSFFQNNVGPTTAGMELGNNGGRQVVESEPKWSANGLQRKKKDMSLQRRADTRSSYIHDHLDVGPLARDPQNMGFERIHHAPREIPKFLIGQQPQLKQKEFVQDPWDRANQQKMLELEASIEDVDQLYNALKKMRDVERKVMEKKGLVDKADLAKDLTEAIAFQGTCQDMCPTFERARRNVEHTVYSYEKDAPDDKKASRFKALKVFARPAAAAAPPLPSDVRPPHVLSQTLDYLVDNLLVTLPSSEEFLWDRMRSIRQDFTYQNYSGPEAVYCNERIVRIHLLIIHVMGRSKVDFSLQQELEQLHKALITLAEIYDEVRAMGGTCPNEAEFRAYALLSKIRDPEYDKNIQELPQEIFQNELVQMAICFRRIVSSSNFNERGYIKTENCLNFYKRFFQLLVSGAVPFLMSSFMELYVNEVRFYAFKALSHSLNKRHKAINPDHLIDDFLFNDYKELESFCEYYSITLTSDGVDLKSLPYQSHKLAERQPLKHAILKCVDKMLDRTSYPALIKADPKNTRTGNYIQVTHHQGARPAHAIVTEDDVKSATPTLQNAIVSSGSGFHKTAVPQLKTETTFWQSVNKADHASNETLPSKLGANKIMQPDHLNDKLTETIERKATRELEQKEEEERLAIQKKRRRKAVSWDVAEGLVKDVVNNQISRLIEETLQKHTARDSYIKKLAKSLYHAFLHEKLYQVFLESKADAFRHQKLVLNSWSRWNSKFKSLLAKRKLEAKKKSELQDVGRLLGVPGLKRSKLAATPRSDSMFAFTLPSSSSKNLTLSPIVDEVNKFSVQHEKKKEVWEPFDMAKIYLDILAQRSKPPDSVSAADIFIYGNNWSAISNSWIMAKFNVSDRKVPVTVHSSRLDMKIHCIDANYNPALFNNVQLLVFNTGVTDSNIFDLEMKLRQDGEELIKLITGISLNTNICFSIMLLYWESAETPLHDSTIYKCLRINRILKGYNSVIQDVKIVNITGSAPEKELENALKQMAERFQFRLTDRGKYHVSLLKRRSLAGVPNQKAPPEPSNDIDRKMRKMLEQEQDKRKEDPDARNTYAHLRSHLAASPRMNKRKLPVLLSKSKERPFRTPLATRSLSSSSPAVASHLAIKVRGEPRRHQSVAPGTPSYCTNLSHLPVVSNSSLLAQHPDSAAMSNTSLDGPALIREPALFRTPVNSTTTNQMNSNDSMALDRAVPESVLELKALIESVKRKVNNH; via the coding sequence ATGAATACTTCGTTTGGTACTGCTGCAACCGCACccaacttcagcttcttccagaaTAATGTGGGTCCTACAACTGCAGGTATGGAGCTGGGCAACAACGGAGGACGTCAAGTCGTTGAATCTGAGCCGAAATGGTCGGCAAATGGGCTGCAAcgcaagaagaaggacatGAGCTTACAGAGAAGGGCAGATACGCGTTCCAGTTACATCCATGACCATCTTGATGTTGGTCCGCTAGCGAGAGATCCGCAAAATATGGGGTTCGAAAGGATTCATCACGCTCCCAGAGAGATACCAAAGTTTTTGATTGGTCAACAGCCACAGTTGAAGCAGAAGGAGTTTGTTCAGGACCCATGGGACCGGGCTAATCAACAAAAGATGTTGGAACTGGAGGCGAGCATCGAAGACGTCGATCAACTGTAtaatgctttgaagaaaatgagaGATGTTGAGAGAAAAgtgatggaaaagaagggATTAGTCGATAAAGCAGATCTGGCGAAGGATCTGACAGAGGCTATCGCTTTCCAGGGGACTTGTCAAGATATGTGTCCGACTTTCgaaagagcaagaaggaacGTTGAGCACACGGTTTACTCGTATGAGAAAGACGCACCAGACGATAAGAAAGCATCAAGGTTCAAGGCGTTGAAAGTTTTCGCCCgtccagcagcagcagcggctCCTCCCTTGCCATCTGATGTGAGGCCGCCGCATGTCTTATCACAGACGCTGGATTACCTCGTCGATAACCTTCTGGTCACTCTACCGAGCAGCGAAGAATTTCTATGGGACCGAATGAGATCTATACGACAAGATTTTACTTACCAGAACTATTCGGGGCCCGAGGCGGTGTACTGTAATGAACGGATTGTGCGCATTCATTTGCTTATCATCCATGTCATGGGGAGATCCAAAGTAGACTTCTCTCTGCAGCAAGAGCTCGAACAACTACATAAAGCTCTGATTACATTAGCGGAGATCTACGACGAGGTGCGAGCGATGGGCGGGACGTGCCCAAATGAAGCTGAGTTTCGAGCGTATGCACTGCTCAGTAAAATCCGCGACCCGGAGTATGACAAGAATATACAGGAACTACCACAAGAGATTTTCCAAAACGAATTGGTCCAAATGGCGATATGCTTTAGACGAATAGTTTCCAGTTCGAATTTCAACGAGAGAGGCTACATAAAGACTGAGAACTGTCTTAATTTTTACAAAAGatttttccagctcttgGTCTCAGGCGCGGTACCATTTTTAATGAGTTCATTTATGGAGTTATATGTTAATGAGGTCAGATTTTACGCTTTCAAGGCGCTTTCCCACTCTTTGAACAAAAGACATAAAGCAATCAATCCAGACcatttgattgatgattttctTTTTAACGACTacaaagagctcgagaGCTTTTGTGAATACTATTCCATTACTCTAACATCAGACGGTGTGGATCTAAAAAGCTTACCCTATCAGTCGCACAAATTGGCTGAAAGGCAGCCGCTAAAGCATGCCATTCTTAAATGTGTGGATAAAATGCTCGACCGTACATCTTATCCGGCATTGATCAAGGCAGATCCAAAAAACACTAGAACAGGTAATTATATTCAAGTTACTCACCATCAGGGAGCTAGACCAGCCCACGCTATAGTTACTGAAGATGATGTTAAGTCGGCTACGCCCACACTGCAAAACGCAATTGTTTCAAGTGGTTCCGGTTTCCACAAGACAGCTGTACCGCAGCTGAAGACTGAAACAACCTTTTGGCAGTCGGTCAATAAGGCAGATCATGCCAGTAACGAAACCCTTCCATCAAAACTCGGAGCTAATAAAATCATGCAGCCAGATCATTTGAATGATAAATTAACGGAGACCATAGAACGCAAGGCTACTCGTGAACTTGAGCAaaaggaagaggaggaacGTCTGGCGATTCAAAAGAAGCGGAGGAGGAAAGCGGTTTCCTGGGATGTGGCAGAAGGGCTTGTCAAGGATGTCGTAAACAACCAAATTTCAAGGTTGATAGAGGAAACACTGCAGAAACATACAGCAAGGGACAGCTATATAAAGAAACTGGCAAAAAGCCTGTATCAtgcatttcttcatgaaaaGTTGTACCAGGTGTTCTTGGAATCCAAGGCAGACGCTTTCCGACATCAAAAGCTGGTCCTGAACAGCTGGTCAAGATGGAATTCTAAGTTTAAATCATTGCTCGCAAAAAGAAAACTtgaagcaaagaaaaagtcagagcttcaagatgtgGGGCGTCTGCTGGGGGTACCGggcttgaaaagatcgaagCTAGCGGCTACTCCGAGAAGTGACAGCATGTTTGCATTTACTCTTCCATCTTCAAGCAGCAAGAACTTGACATTATCGCCCATTGTGGATGAAGTAAACAAATTCTCTGTTCAACATgagaaaaagaaggagGTCTGGGAACCGTTCGACATGGCAAAGATATATCTGGATATTTTGGCTCAACGATCTAAGCCTCCGGACAGCGTATCCGCCGCCGATATTTTCATATATGGTAATAACTGGTCCGCGATTTCAAACTCCTGGATAATGGCCAAATTCAATGTCTCAGATAGGAAAGTCCCTGTCACCGTGCACAGCAGCCGTCTTGATATGAAAATCCATTGTATTGATGCAAATTATAATCCTGCTCTCTTTAACAACGTCCAGTTACTGGTATTCAACACAGGCGTTACGGACTCAAAcatcttcgatcttgaaATGAAGTTGCGGCAAGACGgcgaagaattgatcaaattGATCACTGGAATATCATTAAACACCAATATATGCTTCAGCATCATGCTATTGTACTGGGAATCCGCCGAAACACCACTTCACGACTCTACCATATACAAGTGTTTGAGGATCAATCGCATTCTCAAAGGCTACAACAGCGTTATCCAAGACGTAAAAATTGTCAACATCACTGGCAGTGCTCCTGAAaaggagctggaaaatgcACTCAAGCAGATGGCAGAAAGATTTCAATTTAGGCTTACAGATCGGGGCAAATACCATGTGTCTCTGTTAAAACGTCGCTCTTTGGCAGGAGTACCCAATCAAAAAGCTCCCCCAGAGCCTTCGAACGACATAGACAGAAaaatgaggaagatgcttGAACAGGAGCAGGATAAACGGAAGGAAGATCCCGACGCAAGAAACACATATGCCCATCTGAGAAGCCACCTAGCCGCTTCCCCCAGAATGAATAAAAGGAAACTGCCCGTACTCCTCTCGAAGTCGAAAGAACGCCCTTTCAGGACTCCATTAGCTACACGGTCCCTCTCTTCGTCATCCCCAGCAGTGGCCTCGCATCTAGCAATAAAAGTCAGAGGAGAGCCTCGCCGCCATCAATCTGTTGCGCCAGGAACACCCAGCTACTGTACCAATCTCTCTCATCTTCCAGTGGTGTCCAATTCATCGCTTCTGGCTCAACATCCAGATTCGGCAGCCATGTCCAACACGTCATTGGATGGCCCTGCACTCATACGCGAACCAGCGCTATTCCGAACGCCCGTGAACTCTACAACTACGAACCAAATGAATTCTAACGACTCTATGGCGCTAGATCGCGCCGTTCCAGAAAGCGTCCTGGAACTAAAAGCTCTCATAGAATCAGTCAAGAGGAAAGTGAACAACCACTGA
- a CDS encoding uncharacterized protein (WHO10_rkm5, WHO10 element inserted into RKM5 locus), giving the protein MKQCRLMNGDPEFIGGLVPGTKIFLANWKTVPIEVIKVGDEVLTSNGGAAKVEAVLRDDHHDLVTIRQNTRHRAHLKDPSVEKPWGIIEITCSKRQKLVLSTKQRIKISKRGRRGFMEVSVSQLADRQTKDGRIIKIIKDKSRRFPLTAERSEIIDYVKPMVLRSEGRCFTWQCEAGDLVEYVNKKRQAGTRMILQPFSIEIPVLGPWLQQCFGRNITAGQLEAMAWLLGFWIGDGCREGAKFALNSEDDDVNTRLEENAKVWGMTLRMWYGEGRKASGFLHTYTGAERLWNVNNPLVKVLEGLRFYENGKRKDRKNVPLFMRTEEIVVREAFLAGLIDSDGYCDIQDGSIRVIIPTAYPPIRDGMRSIGRSLGLNVSTSFRGAHFYERHGQNKSDTWTFYLSGGTNDETLRSILNRCSCERKRNPKIQYCTNTDFEEFDSDYQSEENENDPEDNDDLSGIREGFEDDLEDDPEEQQDGTFNFGKFRFEIIPGRKDAVIGLVLSGTSNRTFVTDDQIVCASAELSTERLESRPYFRRRCLSCRTETTPKWCKVPWLGYVLDRICLACSTRYSRTHMRCSNDLCNWVFRLRVQKGKKPRCKKRQVAKIVTRQCERCGSTPLQEGNP; this is encoded by the coding sequence ATGAAGCAATGCAGACTAATGAACGGTGATCCAGAAttcattggtggtttggTACCAGGTACAAAGATTTTCCTAGCCAACTGGAAGACCGTGCCAATTGAAgtcatcaaagttggcgatgaagttctAACCTCTAATGGAGGTGCGGCAAAAGTCGAGGCTGTGTTAAGAGATGATCACCATGATTTGGTCACAATTCGACAAAACACCAGGCACCGCGCACACTTGAAAGATCCCTCGGTGGAGAAACCTTGGGGCATAATCGAAATTACAtgctccaagagacaaaAACTGGTCTTGAGCACAAAGCAGAGGATCAAGATATCCAAGAGAGGGCGTAGAGGTTTCATGGAGGTTTCCGTGtctcagctggctgatCGTCAAACGAAGGATGGTCGAattatcaaaatcatcaaggaTAAATCGAGACGGTTCCCTCTGACAGCCGAGAGGTCGGAGATCATTGACTACGTAAAGCCAATGGTCTTGCGGAGCGAGGGAAGATGCTTCACTTGGCAATGTGAGGCTGGCGACTTGGTGGAATACGTTAACAAAAAACGTCAGGCTGGTACCAGGATGATCTTACAACCTTTCTCGATAGAGATACCAGTATTGGGGCCATGGTTGCAACAATGTTTCGGAAGGAACATTACTGCAgggcagcttgaagccatGGCATGGTTGTTAGGGTTCTGGATTGGTGACGGTTGTAGAGAAGGAGCAAAATTCGCTTTGAACtctgaagatgacgatgtCAACACCAGGCTTGAGGAGAATGCAAAAGTTTGGGGTATGACTCTCAGAATGTGGTATGGGGAGGGCCGTAAGGCATCAGGATTCCTTCACACCTATACTGGCGCGGAACGTCTTTGGAACGTAAACAACCCGCTTGTGAAGGTGCTGGAAGGGTTAAGATTCTACGAGAATGGCAAAAGAAAAGATCGGAAGAACGTTCCACTATTCATGCgaacagaagaaatagTGGTGCGTGAAGCGTTTCTCGCAGGGCTAATAGATTCTGATGGATATTGCGATATCCAAGACGGGTCTATTCGTGTGATAATTCCGACTGCTTACCCGCCTATTAGAGACGGCATGAGGTCCATAGGCCGTTCTCTTGGTTTGAATGTCTCCACCAGTTTCCGTGGCGCTCACTTTTATGAACGTCATGGACAAAATAAGAGTGATACATGGACTTTCTACTTATCTGGTGGGACAAATGATGAAACACTCAGGTCGATACTGAACAGATGCTCCTGTGAAAGGAAGCGAAACCCGAAAATCCAGTACTGCACGAACACGGACTTTGAGGAATTTGATTCCGATTACCAATCggaggaaaatgaaaatgatcctgaGGACAATGACGATCTATCAGGTATAAGGGAgggctttgaagatgatcttgaagatgatccggaagaacaacaagatggcacattcaattttggcaagttcagGTTTGAAATTATCCCAGGTCGTAAAGATGCTGTCATAGGACTGGTACTGTCGGGTACCTCTAACCGAACTTTTGTCACGGATGATCAGATTGTATGTGCAAGTGCCGAATTGAGTACGGAAAGACTTGAATCAAGACCGTATTTCAGAAGGAGGTGCCTATCATGCCGTACAGAAACGACACCAAAGTGGTGCAAGGTTCCCTGGTTGGGGTATGTTCTAGACAGGATATGCCTCGCTTGTTCGACACGTTATTCGCGCACTCATATGCGTTGTAGTAACGATCTCTGCAACTGGGTCTTCAGGCTCAGAGTTCAAAAGGGAAAAAAGCCCAGATGCAAGAAAAGGCAAGTTGCAAAGATCGTTACTCGCCAATGTGAGCGATGTGGAAGTACTCCGTTGCAAGAGGGAAATCCCTAG